A DNA window from Hydra vulgaris chromosome 13, alternate assembly HydraT2T_AEP contains the following coding sequences:
- the LOC100200006 gene encoding glycosylated lysosomal membrane protein B isoform X2 produces MDKKIYISLFVLYAILQLVSTNSDHEKRNVTKNVYDVKCGNISHKLVHIKSTSKSNLENEIHYLISTINLPTIVVKHVLKKTTVTINNDNICNRNGEAFTFSDNNKELSGVIITRIFSYNDSSDTVSLKKASKIGPNIISHYEWLLSNSPDNSDKSVMTLFSGTTHNSSSQLTLMTKTYSETYRSTDLPHDSVNENVTEFRLTLNKLYAEKYLRYAVEVTFFSTNNSEDSGKYKTFKSIDDEYTPGIFKYWTITFPISTFASWKPVAYNSEVFSRQTQSLLYQFDDSGNELSSKGKLNSKSYIDWSIVAGIPSIMFYSTNVTFGVSKDGWYQETNYSSWTGMVGVGEPPTDSVSTKVYIIISICLGSPIVLMLVGIFTLLIRQVKFGRNNYKAIN; encoded by the exons atggataaaaagaTCTATATCTCTCTGTTTGTCCTTTATGCAATATTGCAGCTGGTATCCACTAATAGTGATCATGAGAAGCGCaat GTTACCAAGAATGTATACGATGTCAAATGTGGAAATATATCACATAAACTGGTTCATATAAAAAGTACAAGTAAAAGCAATTTAGAAAATGAAATTCATTATTTGATATCTACGATTAATTTACCTACCATTGttgttaaacatgttttaaaaaaaacaactgtgaCCATAAATAATGACAACATCTGCAACAGAAATGGTGAAGCATTTACTTTTTCAGACAACAATAAAGAATTATCTGGAGTGATCATAACTCGTATTTTCTCTTATAATGATTCTTCGGATACAGTATCTTTAAAGAAGGCTTCAAAAATAGGTCCAAATATAATCTCACACTATGAATGGTTGTTATCTAATAGCCCTGACAATTCTGACAAATCAGTTATGACATTATTTAGTGGCACCACGCATAACTCATCGAGTCAGCTTACTTTAATg actaaAACATATTCTGAAACCTACCGTTCTACTGATCTTCCACATGACAGTGTCAATGAAAATGTTACAGAGTTCAGacttactttaaataaattgtatgcTGAAAAATATTTGCGATATGCTGTTGAGGTTActttttttagtacaaataaTAGTGAAGATTCTggaaaatacaaaacttttaaatctatcGATGATGAATATACTCCaggtatatttaaatattggaCAATTACATTTCCAATTAGTACATTTGCATCTTGGAAACCCGTTGCTTATAATTCTGAGGTGTTTTCAAGGCAAACTCAGTCATTATTGTACCAATTTGATGATTCTGGCAATGAACTGTCAAGTAAAGGAAAGTTAAACTCTAAATCTTATATTGACTGGAGTATTGTTGCTGGGATACCAAGTATTATGTTTTACTCCACAAATGTTACTTTTGGGGTGTCTAAAGATGGTTGGTACCAAGAAACAAATTATTCAAGTTG gACTGGTATGGTTGGTGTTGGCGAACCTCCAACAGACAGTGTTTCAACTAAGGTTTACATAATCATATCCATTTGTCTTGGTTCACCAATTGTTCTTATGCTTGTTGGAATATTCACATTACTAATAAGGCAAGTTAAATTTGGCCGCAATAATTACAAGGCTATTAACTGA
- the LOC136089746 gene encoding tigger transposable element-derived protein 6-like, with amino-acid sequence MTEGKGKRLSEDQRVEIIAKLKKSDAPSKRAIAREYNKKNLKLLGNDFKARGFKLMHLFGEGAEVDKDDPVLLQQLEYLYSVIKMYRPENVYNMDETGLFFCLLSRYSLLMPTESLVSIRGSHKIPCSMIRKAARPACIVGRTWPKPYFCQKNAWMDVSIYWKWFNEVFYPEVKNKTGLPVLLLLDNAPGHFEVFEQNLVKVVFFPTNCTSWKQPCDMGIIAALKKRYKYLYLSNILSYYSLNVNTNEFLKESSLLCKRGAAGVEYGKPAHLLDAANKTELLQISSPVNTELCSEEADFASFNMLMLLNEIEGIGNMISSEDIINFESIDCEDSPTYIEAIKDDVEDCLSLDENNDNAVAMDNNSDKEEAHNDKIDDGTDFLGIEFIHLSLIDIGKQLKCQKAKAILKDDNDKLMNSYEQLSSNIRSVIMKIKREKLQNAYQPTIHDFFRHA; translated from the exons ATGACTGAAGGCAAAGGAAAAAGATTATCAGAAGATCAGCGAGTCGAAATTAtagctaaacttaaaaaaagtgatGCGCCAAGCAAACGAGCGATTGCAAGAGAATATAAT aagaagaatTTAAAGCTTCTTGGCAATGATTTTAAAGCTCGAGGCTTCAAATTGATGCATCTCTTTGGAGAAGGAGCTGAAGTTGACAAAGATGATCCTGTTCTGCTTCAGCAACTTGAGTACCTTTACTCAGTTATTAAAATGTACAGACCCGAAAATGTATATAACATGGACGAAACtggactttttttttgcttgctgTCTAGATATTCTCTGTTAATGCCTACTGAAAGCTTAGTAAGTataagag GATCTCACAAAATACCCTGTTCTATGATTAGAAAAGCTGCACGACCAGCTTGTATAGTCGGTAGAACATGGCCGAAACCGTATTTTTGTCAGAAAAATGCATGGATGGATGTCTCTATATATTGGAAATGGTTCAATGAAGTCTTTTATCCtgaagttaaaaacaaaactggCTTGCCTGTTCTTTTACTATTAGACAATGCACCAGGACATTTTGAGGTGTTTGAGCAAAATcttgtaaaagttgttttcttcCCTACAAATTGCACAAGCTGGAAGCAACCATGTGATATGGGGATTATTGCGGCTCTCAAGAAGagatataaatatctatatctcTCAAACATATTGTCATACTACAGCCTCAATGTAAATACAAATGAATTTCTGAAAGAAAGTAGCCTTTTGTGTAAAAGAGGTGCAGCAGGAGTTGAATACGGGAAGCCCGCACATCTTCTTGACGCTGCTAA CAAGACAGAATTACTTCAGATTTCCAGTCCCGTTAACACTGAACTATGCTCTGAGGAGGCTGACTTTGCATCTTTTAATATGCTTATGCTGCTAAACGAAATTGAAGGAATAGGGAATATGATCAGTTCGGAAGATATCATCAATTTTGAATCAATTGACTGTGAAGATTCTCCAACGTATATTGAAGCAATCAAGGATGATGTTGAAGATTGTTTGTCTCTCGatgaaaataatgataatgCAGTTGCTATGGATAACAATTCTGACAAAGAAGAAGCTCATAATGATAAGATAGACGATGGTACAGACTTCTTAGGTATTGAATTTATACATTTATCTCTGATCGATATTGGCAAGcaattaaaatgtcaaaaagctaaagcaattttaaaagacGACAACGATAAATTAATGAATAGCTACGAACAACTATCATCAAACATACGGTCagtaattatgaaaattaaacgAGAAAAGCTGCAGAATGCATATCAGCCTACAATTCATGACTTTTTCCGTCATgcataa